GTATGACATCTTGAATAAGCTCACTGTTGTCTCTCTTACAGCATTCAAAGCTAAACcaaattgatgtttttttttttttttatttttatttttatttatcattgttGTGCCTATTGTGGGGGGGGAAACAGAAACCCTAGGAAAATTTATCTATCTAGAAAGACAAAACTATTACTCTTGAGTCTTGAATCTAATTAAACAGCTGTCCTTTAGAATCAAATCAATAACTTGCTTTGCTTACGATTTACATTGAACTTAAACTATAATgatattaattttcattttcagatGATGAAGCCCTATATTTGGCTTCAGACATCAGATGGGTCAATCCAACAGGTGGAACAAGAAATTGCAATGTTTTGCCCTTTCATTTGTCAAGAAATAATACAAAAAGGCACAGGATCTTCCAAAAATTGTGCGATATGCCTTCCTGAAAAAGTCAGTCCTGCTATGCTGAGCTTAGTTCTTGATTATTGTCGATTTCATCAAGTGCCAGGTCGCTCAAACAAGGTTTTACCTCTTTATTTAATGCTTTTCCACCATCATTGTCATTATGTAGATAAAAGACAATATAAGGCTGAAAAACAATCAGTGTCAAAGCTGATTTGACATAGGGGAGTATTCGTTGTATAGGAACGGAAGTCTCACGATGAAAAATTCATCAGGATGGATACCAAACGGCTCTGTGACTTGACATCAGCTGCAGACAGCCTTCAATTAAGGCCGCTGGTTGATCTTACAAGTCGTACACTTGCAAGAATAATTGAAGGAAAATCTCCCGAAGAGATACGAGAGATATTTCATTTGCCGGATGATCTCACAGAGGTGTGTGGTGCTTGCGAGAACTCTTTATGCTAATTATTCCTTCCAtgtttaattttcatttttcacacGTACTTTTGGTCCAGGAAGAGAAGTTGGAGCCTCTGAAAAACACAACTGATGACCCGAGGATAAGGCTTTTGAACCGGTTGTATgcaaaaaaaaggaaagagcTAAAAGAGCGTGGAAGATTAAAGGTACCGCactgttttttctttattttaatcatattaCAGTCTATGTTGTTTTCAAATGTTGTCTTTATTTCTAAATGCTGAGAGATGCTTACTTGCACCTCTTCTATTTATTACATTCTAAACTGTAGATTGTTGACTTTAATAATAATTGGTCTCTCAAATGTTTCAGAATGTTGAATTAGAAGAAGAACATGTAGATGA
This genomic interval from Trifolium pratense cultivar HEN17-A07 linkage group LG6, ARS_RC_1.1, whole genome shotgun sequence contains the following:
- the LOC123892739 gene encoding SKP1-like protein 21 — its product is MSEIDMSVIKPEMMKPYIWLQTSDGSIQQVEQEIAMFCPFICQEIIQKGTGSSKNCAICLPEKVSPAMLSLVLDYCRFHQVPGRSNKERKSHDEKFIRMDTKRLCDLTSAADSLQLRPLVDLTSRTLARIIEGKSPEEIREIFHLPDDLTEEEKLEPLKNTTDDPRIRLLNRLYAKKRKELKERGRLKNVELEEEHVDERSVDDLLSFINGNDGDSKGSKTSKNKKKNRRKKEQKKNSTLTEASEVKKELSGHSAVSDKIAGTSNIYTEDDTFSHKEFDDDEDVDDEIDPALQAKIDREVEDFARRLNSDWPERMQEFLSSGQERKSILFATNGNGFLRRNT